aaatttgattagaAAACTGATCCTTAAAAGATGTAAAGTTTAGGAGtttaattatgtattttttttttttacttttttaaatattgattttttttgtatgaGTTTTGATATATGCAGTCCTAAGAGTTGTGTATAAACATTAAGAGAGAATTAATATATTCTCaccaatttttaatatatatttagtgtttcaatatatatattatttaattgttGCCTTTACCAATGGAGAATTAATATATTCTCACCAATTTTCAATGTATATTTGGTGTTTCAACGTATattaaataatgctaaaaataATTAGAACATTAAAAATTGGTGAAAATATTTTATACatttaatgcttatatgcaATATCAAACCCATTTTTTTATgggataagataccaaaataggTGTATGGTTATTGGGAAAGTAATATCAATTTAAGTTTCACATACAAAATATCACAAATATaagattaaaatttaaaaaaggtatcaatttaggtttcgataacggattggacacgtcattcctatCACTCCGTTAAGTTCCAATTTCTCCATTCATAtacaattgatagaacttaacggagtaatatcaatgatgtgtctcgttccgttatcaaGATCTAAAttggtatttttttattattattattgattggAACTATGATTTAATGTCATGCACGGTGGGACAATTGAGAACGGTGGGACAATTGAGAACCGTTGATTATGTTGAATAGAGAATAACAAGTAAACTCTCAGAGTCTTCGGGTTGTACCGAGTTACATATACTATTAACGTTATTTTTtatggaaaagaaaaaaaaaaaagcttgatGCGtatatagaaagaaaaaaaaaggataataaataaatacggtACAGTATATGTTTGTTTATTGGTAAAGACCGATTTTCCCTCCTTTGGTCCGGACGCACAGAACAGAAGAACAGCGAAACACCgatttcaaatttgaaaaataattatataaatttaatttaacaaaaatgaaattataaaataaaacagTAGTAGTTATTTCTCCTCTTTTGCTTTCAGCTTCCCATTAATCCTTGTTTACAACTCCAAGAACCCAAACACTAACTATCGCAAGTAAGCGGCTCTCTGGATTCCTTCTCCTTGGTTCTGCTTCTCCCATCCCATGTCTGGGTAACCAtctctttcttattcttcttcaaTCACATTCGATCTTTCTCTCAagcttctgttttttttttttttttttaagggttTAGTCGGCATGCTCTCCATTTgctattgttttttcttttctgatTTCCGACTCCAAGTTAGCTATTTTGTTTCTGGGTTCCACTTTTTCTCTGGTTTCTTCCATGGCTTTTAATTtcattgtttatttgatcatataTGGTTTTTAATCTGAGATATATGAAATTTCTTCTATTTACTTTTTTGAAAGAATATGAAATTTCTTCTATTtacttgaaaataaataaatgagccTGCTCTTATTGCGATGGGTAATGCTTATTGGAGGTAGGTTTTGGGAAAAGTATGGTATTTTTTAGCATTACTGTTTGAAACTTGAATAATcaaagatttttattttttgttgaaTATTCATTTGTGTTGTGTGCATAAGCATTTGTTAAAATGCTTGACCTTTTCTATTTTCTTACTGATATAAAGTTTTACAGCATGCCGGATTGTTTCTGTATTTTACTTATCAGATTTCGTTGTTTGTCTTTCTTCTTTGTGTGATATTAATAATTTTCTTTACCTGTATGGCTGTCCTGGCTGTAATTTACAAAATGTGGTCAAATAGAGATGATTGTGATCTGGCTGAGTTAGGATAAAATTTTCAATGTtttgaattttatattcaaCTTACATCACATAATATTTACAGAACAAAAATAGTTCGGATCAATTAGTTCAAGAGTAGCAATCCTTCCACAAAGTTGCCACTTGCCATGACTTTGTCCTACTCATAGCTGCTTTTTATTTCGTTTGAGAAATTAAAATACCACTAAAGAAGATTGAAGTAACAGTTTATGCTCAACATTTTTCTTATGTTTGATTGGGATTGGTACTATTAGAAATGTGCACAAGCATATGAATGTCTGAATCAATGCATCATGGGCTTCACTTATATTGTTCAATGCTCCAATTTTTCGTTCTCATTTCAATCTTATTTGCGCCTGCAACTAAATTTTTGATATCTAGATCAATTGATGTTTATATGGTGTGCTTTATATCTCAAAACATGGATATGTACTGCATAATTTTGCAGACCATCATGGCTAGTTGATGGTAACAGATTTGCTACAAAAATCAAGAGTGCATCTAGTCCTCAAAAAGTGACATGGAAGAGTAATCCAACCAAAGCCTGTCCAAATTGCCAGCACGTTATTGATAATAATGATGTATGTTATCTAACTCTCCTTTTTGTATGGTTTCACCATTATCAcattgtgtgtgtgtgtgtaaaaGTGTACCATATTATCTAGGAGTTAGGAACTGTTTTGCGATGAAAATTACCCAGTCCAATTCTTTTTGCAGCTTTAGCTAGAGCCTAGATAGAGTTCTTTGGTTATGTCCTCCTAGTGTTATAATCTGAAGGCATAGCATGATTTTTCCATGATCTTTATGATTTGAATGACATATTGACAATCGATAATCATAAAAGTCTCGGTAATTCATTATCATGTACtaacataataataattacCTTTTAGCAAATCATTGGCCTAAGGAGTCATGCCTTGCTAGGGAATTCCAAAATTGTTTTAAGTTGAAAATTGTTGTACTAGACTCTACCTTTGTTCTCACTTCTAAGAGTTATACTTTGGTTGCACAGAACTTGAAACAGTCAAAAGTAATGGTGTGATTTTCATATTCATTGATACATTTTGTTCTTCGTTGTGTTATATGTTGTTGACACATTCAAACGGTACCTAGCAAACGTTATTATACATCTATATTCTTAATAATGGGTAATGTTATCTAAGATCCAAGATAACACAAATGTAGTAGATCTTATGCAggacaatttttatttttatgtgcATTAGAAATGTACTTATCAAAATTTGTACTTATCCACTTGCATAAATTTTACTCTATATTGTTATAGCATTGTGAATTTCTAAATCAATTGAATCCTTCCTGTTTGTAGGTTACTCAAAACTGGCCTGGATTACCCAGTGGTGTGAAATTTGATCCAACTGATCAGGAGATTCTTTGGCATTTGATTGCAAAAGTCTCGGTCGGAGAGACAGAACCACATCCTTTCATTAATGAATTCATCCCTACTGTTGAAAATGATGATGGAATCTGTTATACTCATCCGCAGAATCTACCAGGTTAGTCTCAAGAGTTTAACTTGACTGTATTTCGATCTCGAAGCAATCTGATTAGATTTAGCCATCAATTAAAAATTGTTTTAGGTGTTCGGCAAGATGGGAGTGTATCTCACTTCTTTCATAGAGCAATTAAGGCTTATAATACTGGGACTCGAAAGCGTCGAAAGATTCAAGGAGATAATCTGCGTGATGTCCGCTGGCATAAGACTGGCAGGACTAAGCCAGTGATACTGGATGGAACTCAGAGGGGATGCAAAAAAATTATGGTTCTCTACACGAGCTCAGCTAAAGGAGGCAAGGCGGAAAAAACTAATTGGGTGATGCATCAGTATCACCTCGGAACTGGTGAGGATGAGAGGGAGGGGGAGTATGTAGTGTCCAAAATATTTTATCAGCAGCAACAGAATAGCAAGGGCGACAAAATTGAAGATGACACCGCTGAAAATAATGATACTCTAATTGCAAAGGTGGATCCAGTCACTCCCATGTCTGTGACTCCTGATCCTCCTCGTAGCGATAGGAGAATTCCAGATTTTGATGTGGAAAAAGAGAGTATAGTTGTTGATATTAGCTCCGATGTCTGCACTgaggtaattttttttctcttttttatttactttctaAAAGACGAAAGATTGTTTTTTCTAATTCCCCTCCAGATTGAATCATTCAATTTTAGGAGCTTAATCTCTTCAACTACTTTCACACAATATTTTCTGCAATGAGTTGAAGTTGCTGAGATTAGtttcatttcattttaaatTATAAAGTTGTCATATGCAGATACTgacatctttatttttttttcacctgtTTAATAATTGTAAGCATCCTGTGGTGGAATGCGAAGAACATCAGGTTATGCCTGAAGATGAGAATCCATATGATGATGATCAATtcaagatacaaaacgattctGCTcaaatagataataataatgatgataacAATGCGGAGGAATATCCAAAATGGTCGGAGTCGCAGACTTTGTATGATTCACAGCAGATGGCGGATGGGCTTTTTTTGTGTGATGAATTTCTTCAGAGCCAATCTCCTGACAGAGACAGAAAAGAGAATGAAAGTGGCAACAACAAGCCTTGCCTTTCTGATTATGCACAGCTAGGACCGGAATATTTGAAGAAGGATATAGAGGAGTGCCAAAATCTGGTGCTTGATCCAGCTCAAATAGAAACTGATACACCTCCAGATTTCAGACTAAGCCAGCTTGTATGTTGTTCTTTCTGGAATCCGCACATTTCATCTTTACTAGTTTGTTTCTTTAATTTGAATGCCTTGTTGATGTCTTTGTAGGAGTTTGGATCACAGGAAAGCTTTCTTGCATGGGGTGGAGGAAAGTAACCGGACTAAGTATGGTTTCGGTGAGTCGAACCTGGATAGAGCTGACAGAAAAATCCCAAATTTTGTAGGTTATTTTGGATAGTTGGCCTATGTGGTTGGTTGCTAAAACAGAAATATGTTAGTGTCCAACGCAATGTAATTTATGGTGGCGAAGTTAAATGGGGTTGTAACTATATTTGTTAATGGTGAGAGATAGATCAAAGTAATGATCTATTTTCTGTTTTGGGATCCAACCGAAAACTTAACTAGTCTTTCGGCTGTTTTTGTTGAAATGCTAATGGACTTGGACTGCATACATATGTATAGCTTACTTTCGTGTCTCATCTAACTTGtgaatatatatactaaatttcAACTTTAGGTCAATAATAATCTGACAGCCTATGGATTTAGGGGGTGTTCTAGGGCCTGATTAAGCCCAGGCCAAGCCTGGGCAGATCCAGATCATGCACAAAACTACAATAAACGTAGCCAATTCTAAAATGAAAAGGGGTCTTATTGCAAAATAGTACTATTATTGATGAATGGGGTGTGGAGCATTGATGAAATTATTGGAAGACCAGAAACAGTATTTTATTAGACAGATAGGATAGGAAGCAACATGAACATTCATAAAGTCTAGTTTAGAATTTTTGTTTGCAAGGGTGGggcgagagagagagagtgaaagaTAGAGACGAGACGAGTCGCCCAAAGATAGCCTGGAATATCACATTGGGTGGTTGCCCGCATTTGCATGGCCTTGTTTGCCAACCACATCATTGCTCGAGTGCTTATGTGCTACCTATCTTTTCTACTCTTCTT
The DNA window shown above is from Euphorbia lathyris chromosome 1, ddEupLath1.1, whole genome shotgun sequence and carries:
- the LOC136234705 gene encoding SUPPRESSOR OF GAMMA RESPONSE 1 isoform X1, giving the protein MSGPSWLVDGNRFATKIKSASSPQKVTWKSNPTKACPNCQHVIDNNDVTQNWPGLPSGVKFDPTDQEILWHLIAKVSVGETEPHPFINEFIPTVENDDGICYTHPQNLPGVRQDGSVSHFFHRAIKAYNTGTRKRRKIQGDNLRDVRWHKTGRTKPVILDGTQRGCKKIMVLYTSSAKGGKAEKTNWVMHQYHLGTGEDEREGEYVVSKIFYQQQQNSKGDKIEDDTAENNDTLIAKVDPVTPMSVTPDPPRSDRRIPDFDVEKESIVVDISSDVCTEHPVVECEEHQVMPEDENPYDDDQFKIQNDSAQIDNNNDDNNAEEYPKWSESQTLYDSQQMADGLFLCDEFLQSQSPDRDRKENESGNNKPCLSDYAQLGPEYLKKDIEECQNLVLDPAQIETDTPPDFRLSQLEFGSQESFLAWGGGK
- the LOC136234705 gene encoding SUPPRESSOR OF GAMMA RESPONSE 1 isoform X2, with product MSGPSWLVDGNRFATKIKSASSPQKVTWKSNPTKACPNCQHVIDNNDVTQNWPGLPSGVKFDPTDQEILWHLIAKVSVGETEPHPFINEFIPTVENDDGICYTHPQNLPGVRQDGSVSHFFHRAIKAYNTGTRKRRKIQGDNLRDVRWHKTGRTKPVILDGTQRGCKKIMVLYTSSAKGGKAEKTNWVMHQYHLGTGEDEREGEYVVSKIFYQQQQNSKGDKIEDDTAENNDTLIAKVDPVTPMSVTPDPPRSDRRIPDFDVEKESIVVDISSDVCTEVMPEDENPYDDDQFKIQNDSAQIDNNNDDNNAEEYPKWSESQTLYDSQQMADGLFLCDEFLQSQSPDRDRKENESGNNKPCLSDYAQLGPEYLKKDIEECQNLVLDPAQIETDTPPDFRLSQLEFGSQESFLAWGGGK